The DNA region TTAGCTGTTCTTCATAGATTACTTTACCATTATCTACAATACTTAGTTTATATTCACCATAATCGAGTAGAACAGGTTCTACGATATCCTCTATCAGAATATCATTTAGATACATTAGTACATTCTTCCGATCAATTTTAAACTCGACTTGTCCCTTTTTAATTTGAAATTCATCTAAGTCGACTGTAGCAGTTGTATTTGGTAATACTACCACTTCTTCAATATAATCTTCATACCCTTCCTTCTCAAGAACTACTTTATGGCTTCCTTCTGACACTAAAATGGGCTCCATATTTTCTTTTATGATAAATGTTTGATCACGGTCCACGGAAATAACTGCATCGACGAAGAAACTATAGTTGATCAACTCAATATAACCGTGTCCATCGATGATCTCAATGGAACATAACCGATCTTTATATCCCTTAATTGTTACCTTATCAACTTCCGTCAAAGTATCCATTGAAAATGAACCACCATGATCAATGACAATTAATTGATCTGTATAATAATAACCTTCAGTACCACGGTATACCATTTTTTCTTCTTTATTGACCATTAATTCTTTAGTTGTGTATTCCCATGCTTCACTGGATAACCGGAATATTTCTGGTACTCCATTATTTTTATCATATTTAGAATAAATAATATCTCCTATCTGAAGTTCCTGTATGATCATTGGCTTTCCATATTCATCTAATATCTCCGCATTATCTAACTTAATGTTGATGTCTTCTTCTACTTCAACATTACTAACGATTACATCTTTATCACTATAATTAATGTCTAAAATAACACCTGTAATTTTTACCATTTCCTTTTTGAAGGTGATTATCGTATCATCTGTACTTTTATCAATAGTTTGAGCAGATTCATTACTGTTTGTAGCATTCTTATCCTCAGGATCAAGAATACCAAACATGATAACTGCCATTAATATAATAATTATAACCCCTGCTACACCTGTAGCCACCATGGTTTTAATGAGCTCATTTCCATTCTGCCTCTTCTTTTGTTCTCTTTTTCTGCTCATTTAGTTTCCACTCTCCTTATCCAAAAGCTTATCTTCTAACGCCAGGGCTTCCTTCTGCATCTTTTTAAGATTTTCTGTCATTATCAGTTTGGGTTGATGCTTGACACGAAAAGCTCTTTCACTCAGTCCTTCATGCAGGCTCAATATATATGTATCTATACCTTTGATTTCTTCAATAACTTCTCTTCTTTTGAATTCATCTCTTATTATATCAGATTTCAGCAATAATAAAAGGTTTCTAACATAGATTTCTAGGTCCATAACGTCCAATTGATTAAGACTTACTGCTTTATTTCCATAAGGAACAGCCAAATCATATACACCCTTATTCATATAGTAATCTCTTAAAAATCGATTTACCTCAAGATGATTCTCATTATAATCATCAACTTGATCTGCAATATTTTTAGCGTCCTCTTGACTTTCTTCAACGCTTGTCAGTTGCTTTACATGAGCTTCTGTATAATATGGATACAACTTAGCTGCATAAGTATACTCATCAATATAATAAGTACCTGTAACGATGAGAAAATATAGCAATAGCGTTGCTGTAGACATAAGACTAAATACCCCTATCGGTTTAACAGATATCTTTTTATAATAATTGTCCTTCAAAGAAAACATAAGAAGGATGATTACCCATATCATTAAAAATTGGAAGTCAAAATCAATCATACTATGACTTATGATGATTAGAACTATTAGTTTATAGACCTTTTCACTCTTGCTAAAAAATAGATAACTAACCATTAATCCTATAAAGCTCAAAGTTCCTAAAATGCCGATATCTAATGCTATCTGTAAAAAACTGTTGTGTATATATTTAATGAAATATACTCCTGATGCATATGCACGTTGTAGATAAAAGTAGCCGTAATAACCTAAACCAACGGGATTATCTTTGATTATATCTATACCATCTTCATAATAAATAAGTCTACTCTGAAACTCACTAACTTGGAAAGATGTTTCTTTAACACGATTAATACTCTCCTGAAAAATAGTGAACTGCGAAAGAACAACTCCCAGTAAAATACCAAGTGCAATCATTGGTAGTAATGTTTTAAGCATTTTTTGAAAGAGAAAAAGACCTATACATACTGCCCCAAAAGCTATAACGTACATACTACGACTATATGTCAAATAGATGCAGGCTATTATAAATGGTATTAAGAGATAACTTTTTGAAGAACCTCTCTCCAATAATATTAATAACGTTATCACCATGAATAATGCGAATGTATTGGCGTACTGAACAAATCCACCTAAACGATTATTTTGAATGAGATAGGAATTCATAAAAGGTATAAGCAGTATGCTCAACACTGCCATGACTATCCCTGCATACATCACACTATCTAACAGCTTGTATCGTTTTTCCATGTCATACTGCTGGATAGTTAAGTAAACAACACATATTACAATATACTTTAAGAAACCAAGAAAAGCCATTCCAGGGTCAATGGCAATAAAGATACTTATTCCATAGAGCGCAGTTATAGAAAGTAAAAATAAGGCCTCTAATTGAATGGGTATTCTAAATACTCCCTCTTCTATACATTTAAGGGTCAGAATAATGCAGCTTAAGCCTCCAACTAAATAAACACTATGTAAAAAATATCCCCCTCGCATAAAAGGAATCAAACCTATCAAGACCATCAAAAATATTAAGGATTTCTTCATGATTAACCTCATTATCTGTATTCTTTATACTTCTATTTTAGGTTAATCAGAGCAAAAGTCAAGCTCCTCCCCCTTCAAGGGGACGAGCCAAGGATTATAAGTTTCTTTTCAAAGATTTTAAAAATTCTTTTTTAGCCTCTTTATGATGAACTAACTCATTCATCTTTACATCATAGATTTTAGGCATCCAATGCCTCCTAGTGTTATAATGTTGGTTACTTAGCCGCCAATACTTATCAGGGAATAGCATCATGGCATAGAAAACCCTTAGTTCTTTATCATTCAATCCTTTTATCTTACTATAATTATCTAGTATTTCAAAACCTTTCTTCTCATCCCATTCACATTTACGCATAACCTTTTCATAGAAACGCAATAGATCATTTAAAGGTAGCTTATAACAACAATGTTCAAAATTAATGATCATCATTTGATTTTTAGCAATTTGTAAATTATGATTGGTAAACTTATCATGACAAAATACTTTTTCATCCCTTGCCTGTTTAATAAGAGCGGAATAACTGGATTCATTCATTACTTCTTTTGCTTCAAATGCATCTTCAATATAGTCGTTATAGTTTTTTATGAATAATATATCAAAATCATTCCATCTACTGGATTTTCGAACCTTTTTATACATATAAGTTAGTTCCCTATAGTGTTTTTCAAAAGCCTCAGGAAGTAAACCTAACTTATTGGTTATACGACTACTCTCTAAAGGTCTCATTCCTTTAGAAGCCACATGCATATTAGCTAAACTCTGTGTTGCCCACTTCACACTGTCAAAATCAGTAAAATCACATTCTTCCCCATCAATCCAGTTTTTAACAACATAAATGTTTTTATTATATTCATAATAAGGTTGACCATAATCTGTCTCATTGAACCGATCAATGTTGCTAAATCCTTGTCGATTGAGATGCTCTTTGGCACTATGGATGAAAAGCAAGCATTCCACCGGAATATTCACGGTCTTAACCATTTTTAGTCCTTCATTTGTCTCACAAATATGTGAACCAAAGGCTCGTTTGACTGCCTTTGGTTTAAGGCCAAACGCCCGTAATATCTGTGGATTAAACTCTCGCATACATCCCCACACCCTCGCTATATAAATTAAGGATACTATTCCTTTGTATTTAAGGAAAATTGTATTAATACAAGTACATTTGTATGATACCTGATCCCTGATATGGACGTAAAAATAAATTTACTGTCCTTATTATCATATTAAGAGATTTTCATCAAGAAATTCTCCTACTACAATAAATTTATATGATGTACCGTCACGGATTATGAGGACATGATTAATTTTTTATGAAATAAAATTGGTACTTTTAAATCTCTCTCTTTAGAAGGGTTTGTGTTAGACCCTTTAATATTTCTTTCTTGTTAAGTTCTGGATCCATTAAAACATACTTCATCAATGCTTCAAGAATCTCACCTATCACCTTGCCCTTTAAACCTAGCTCTAATAGATCGTTACCACCAATAGCTAAATCCTTAATTTCAAGAGGATCATTATTTCTCAATATCATATTATATAGCTCTAGAATCTCTAATAAATCTGAAGTCCTCTCATTTGAAAAATCAGGGTTTTGTCCCAAAGCATCAGCTACCTGTACTGCAATCAAATCTTCAAACAATTCTTTCCCGATTAAGTGTATACATTTTCGTACTTCATTTGGATCTGGCTTAAAACGGTAATCATGGTGTTCAATCAACTTTAAAACTGATTTAATCGTCTTATTATCGAACTTCAAGCGTTTTAATATTCTCTCAGCAATCTCAAGACTTTTAGTGTCATGGTTATAAAAATGATCTATACCAAAGTCATCTGTTGTTCTGGTAGATGGTTTACCAATATCATGCAGAAGCATTGTCCAACGTAATAGCACTGTAGCATCCACTGCTTGAACTGTTTTCATCGTATGCTCAGCTACATTATAGATATGGTATGGATTATTCTGCTCTGTAGTGAATGCAGGTAAAAATTCTGGTAAAATAAAACGCATTAATCCCAGTTCCTTTAAATAAAATAATCTCTCAGGGTAATTAGATAGTAGTAATTTATTTAACTCTTCCCGAATTCTCTCGACACTCACTTTGTCTATTAAATCCGATTTTCTCTTAATTGCCTCCCAAGTATTTTTTTCAATATCAAACCCTAGTTTGGCAGAAAATCTTACAGCCCTTAACATACGTAAAGCATCTTCCTTAAAACGATCTTCAGCCTTTCCAACGCATCGAATTATACCTAACTCTAAATCTTTTTCTCCTTCAAAGGGATCTACCAGTCCTTCGCCAGGATGATAGGCCATTGCATTAATGGTAAAATCGCGCCTCTCTAGATCTTTAACAATATCTTTCGTAAAAAACACTTCTTTAGGTCGTCTACAATCTTCATATTCTCCATCTATTCGGTATGTAGTTACTTCAAATGGTTCATTATCTAACATAATTGTCACAGTACCATGTTGAATGCCTGTATCGATTGTTTTATCAAAGAGAGCCTTCATTTCTTCTGGTAATGCCGATGTCGTAATATCCCAATCGTGAGGTTCTTTATTGATAATTGAATCTCTTACACAACCACCTACAACATACCCTTCAAAACCATTAACATTAAGGGTTTCAATAATATATTTAACTTTATCTGGTAAAGCTATTTTATGCATAAATATACCTCCAATCAAACCTAGATGAGGTCGTTTTTTTATAAACTGTATATGGGGATTAATTAAAGTATAACCTTTATCAACAAAAAAAAACAACTCTTTTGTGTATATAAAATTTTCAAAAGCAAATAATAGAAGTGTTAATTTGATTTCCGCTATAATCAAGTTAATTTTCATTTTATGAGATAGAGATATCTTATAACTATTTTAAGGAGGATATTATGGATAAGAATATGAATATTGGATGTAACGTAAACGAATGTCGTTATCACAATGGTAATGAAAACTATTGTACCTTACAACATATTGATGTCGTAAAGCATAATACAACTGCTACTACAGTTGAAGAAACTGATTGTGGAAGCTTCCAAAAAAGATAATTAATCTAATTTATAATTTAACCTAAAATCATCCTATGGGATGATTTTTTTATAGTATAGGAAATAAAGAGCCATACTTTCTTTCAATCGCAAAAGCAGCAGTCTAAGGCATCGCATTAGACCAAAGTATGCTCACATAGGATGAGTAACACTTTGTCATTTTTTTCGGTGTCAAGTTTTTAGTGTTATTTAACAAATAAAATTAAATATTATTGGTAAAAACCTAAAATTTTTTAAAATATCATAAATTCACTTTAAGTTTTTAAGTTTACATGCTAAAATATAAGTGATTTTAAAATAACAAAAGAGGTATTGCTCATGGACAATATTGATATTCAGATAATTAATTTACTACAAAAAAACGCAAGAATTTCTATTTCTGAAATAAGTCAATGTGTTAATTTATCTGTTTCAGCAGTAAGTGAACGATTGAGAAAATTAGAAAATTCAGGGTATATAAAGCAATATACAACTATTTTAGATCCTGAAAAAATGCAAAAAGATTTAACTGTAATTATGTTTGTAAGTTTAGAACGTTCACATTTTAGTGCAAAATTTCAAGAATTCGTTGAGAATGAAGATGAAATTCTCGAGTGTCATTATTTAGCAGGCTCTTATGATTATTCACTGAAAATCATAACTCGAAATACTCTAAGTCTTCAACGTATTATGAATACCTTAAAAAGTTTACCTGGTATTCGTAAGACACAAACTAACGTGATTTTATCTACTATGAAGAAACAATACTCTGTTAAGCCAAAAATTGAGGATTTTCAATAGTACATAAGTCATATGATTTAAAAAACAAAAAGAAGAATAGCTCCACCTATTCTTCTTTTCTAAATAATACTTTGTTATGCATTTAACAATTTTTTGATATACAATATCCTCCCTTATGCCCAAAAACATTTACTGTTTTTGGGTTATAATTTTGGATATAATATTATTAATAACATGTTACATTTATTTTACAGAAAAATTAATGAAAAATCAAGAAAAACTTTTTTTCCTCACTGATGCATGTTGAAAGTAAAAAATTCAAATAACTAACTAAAGCTTCTACTTCATCTTCTCATGTGAAATTGTTAAACCCACTTGAAATATGAAGTGTTACTATATCTTCTCTTTGAAATAAAGGTGATAATATGATTTTAAGAGGTTGTGAAATTCAACTATATATCTTCGATGCTTATTCTCTGAAGGATAAAAGACGCGTTATTAAAAGTCTAATGGAGCGTATTAGAAAACGTTTTAATGTCAGTATTGCTGAAATTGCTGAACATGAGCTCTGGAACAAAACCACCATTGGTTTTGCTTGTGTTAGTAATTCAAACACACAATGTGAGCAAGTCATCGAGACTATTATAAATTTTATCGATTACGATGAGCGCTGCGAAATTACAAAAATAGAGAGGATTTAATGATTGCATCCTCTCTTATTCAATACTTTTACTTGTCCTACTTATAATACTTATCAAGAATTGTAATGATCTCCTCGATCTTTTCTTCACCCTGATTATTCTCCATAGCAGTTCTAACACAACTGCGCATATGCTGATCTAAGATCTTAAGATTAGCCTTCTTCATTAACCCCTGAACAGCTAATACCTGCTTAGAAACATCGATACAATACTGCTCTTCCTCCAACATATTAATAATCCCATCAATTTGCCCCCTAGCAGTCTTCAAAAGATTAATAATAGCCTTATTATCCTTTTTCTCCATCTTCCTCACCTCACTATTACACATCAATTACATGTTTTTCATCGTTCTTAACTCCATGTAACTATAAAAATTATAACACATAATCTGATGATACCAAAAGCCTGTGAGGTGTTCTATGGAGCAGAGAGCCACGGATAGCGAGTCCAGCTGTCTAAGACATGGACGTCTTTTCAGCTGGCGCAATAGAAAACCTCATAGGCTAGACCCTATTATATATTTTTATTTACATATCTCTACACTTTCTCAATAGCTACAACTTCATATCCAGCATCAGTAATAGCTTCCTTTACAGCCTCATCTGTTACGGCATCAGAAACATTAGCTGTGGCATACTTCTCCTCAAGATTAACCACTGCATCTGTAACACCTTCCATGGCATTTAAAAGTTTCTCAACACGTGCAGAACAATGACCACAACTCATACCTTCAATTGATACTTTCATTTTCATTTCCCCTACCTCCATCATTGTATTTCTATTATCGTGAACTTTTCCCTCATATGATACAACTTCACCTTCAACTGATTCGGTTTTTAGCTGTATGTCTTCAGGATTTTTAGCTTTGAAAGCCTTTAGTCTTAAAGCATTACTTACTACTGTGATGGAACTTAACCCCATAGCTGCAGCTGCAAATTCAGGATTAAGCTTCCATCCTAAAAGACTGAAAAAGACTCCAGCTGCTAAAGGAATCCCTGCTGAATTATAGGCAAAAGCCCAAAAGAGATTTTGTTTGATGTTTCGAATAGTTGCCTTACTTAACTCAATAGCAGTAACAACATCAAATAAATCACTTTTCATTAATACAACGTCTGCTGATTCAATCGCTACATCTGTACCTGAACCGATGGCTATTCCAATATCTG from Vallitalea okinawensis includes:
- a CDS encoding metal-sensing transcriptional repressor, whose product is MEKKDNKAIINLLKTARGQIDGIINMLEEEQYCIDVSKQVLAVQGLMKKANLKILDQHMRSCVRTAMENNQGEEKIEEIITILDKYYK
- a CDS encoding Lrp/AsnC family transcriptional regulator encodes the protein MDNIDIQIINLLQKNARISISEISQCVNLSVSAVSERLRKLENSGYIKQYTTILDPEKMQKDLTVIMFVSLERSHFSAKFQEFVENEDEILECHYLAGSYDYSLKIITRNTLSLQRIMNTLKSLPGIRKTQTNVILSTMKKQYSVKPKIEDFQ
- a CDS encoding O-antigen ligase family protein, with translation MKKSLIFLMVLIGLIPFMRGGYFLHSVYLVGGLSCIILTLKCIEEGVFRIPIQLEALFLLSITALYGISIFIAIDPGMAFLGFLKYIVICVVYLTIQQYDMEKRYKLLDSVMYAGIVMAVLSILLIPFMNSYLIQNNRLGGFVQYANTFALFMVITLLILLERGSSKSYLLIPFIIACIYLTYSRSMYVIAFGAVCIGLFLFQKMLKTLLPMIALGILLGVVLSQFTIFQESINRVKETSFQVSEFQSRLIYYEDGIDIIKDNPVGLGYYGYFYLQRAYASGVYFIKYIHNSFLQIALDIGILGTLSFIGLMVSYLFFSKSEKVYKLIVLIIISHSMIDFDFQFLMIWVIILLMFSLKDNYYKKISVKPIGVFSLMSTATLLLYFLIVTGTYYIDEYTYAAKLYPYYTEAHVKQLTSVEESQEDAKNIADQVDDYNENHLEVNRFLRDYYMNKGVYDLAVPYGNKAVSLNQLDVMDLEIYVRNLLLLLKSDIIRDEFKRREVIEEIKGIDTYILSLHEGLSERAFRVKHQPKLIMTENLKKMQKEALALEDKLLDKESGN
- a CDS encoding DUF503 domain-containing protein, with the protein product MILRGCEIQLYIFDAYSLKDKRRVIKSLMERIRKRFNVSIAEIAEHELWNKTTIGFACVSNSNTQCEQVIETIINFIDYDERCEITKIERI
- a CDS encoding DUF1540 domain-containing protein, which codes for MDKNMNIGCNVNECRYHNGNENYCTLQHIDVVKHNTTATTVEETDCGSFQKR
- a CDS encoding CotS family spore coat protein; amino-acid sequence: MREFNPQILRAFGLKPKAVKRAFGSHICETNEGLKMVKTVNIPVECLLFIHSAKEHLNRQGFSNIDRFNETDYGQPYYEYNKNIYVVKNWIDGEECDFTDFDSVKWATQSLANMHVASKGMRPLESSRITNKLGLLPEAFEKHYRELTYMYKKVRKSSRWNDFDILFIKNYNDYIEDAFEAKEVMNESSYSALIKQARDEKVFCHDKFTNHNLQIAKNQMMIINFEHCCYKLPLNDLLRFYEKVMRKCEWDEKKGFEILDNYSKIKGLNDKELRVFYAMMLFPDKYWRLSNQHYNTRRHWMPKIYDVKMNELVHHKEAKKEFLKSLKRNL
- a CDS encoding PEGA domain-containing protein; this encodes MSRKREQKKRQNGNELIKTMVATGVAGVIIIILMAVIMFGILDPEDKNATNSNESAQTIDKSTDDTIITFKKEMVKITGVILDINYSDKDVIVSNVEVEEDINIKLDNAEILDEYGKPMIIQELQIGDIIYSKYDKNNGVPEIFRLSSEAWEYTTKELMVNKEEKMVYRGTEGYYYTDQLIVIDHGGSFSMDTLTEVDKVTIKGYKDRLCSIEIIDGHGYIELINYSFFVDAVISVDRDQTFIIKENMEPILVSEGSHKVVLEKEGYEDYIEEVVVLPNTTATVDLDEFQIKKGQVEFKIDRKNVLMYLNDILIEDIVEPVLLDYGEYKLSIVDNGKVIYEEQLIVDKLYMLYNITVAEPELEPDRQVHINSGTIGAQVFVNNKFVGYTPISIKLEPGDHSVLLTKEGYKNATYNINIADSSSDLNFTFPAMTPLGSETEEEPKEPSNNYPDNSNGNNSSNGNSNNSGNDNSNSNNSDNSLETPISDVYNN
- a CDS encoding CCA tRNA nucleotidyltransferase, with the translated sequence MHKIALPDKVKYIIETLNVNGFEGYVVGGCVRDSIINKEPHDWDITTSALPEEMKALFDKTIDTGIQHGTVTIMLDNEPFEVTTYRIDGEYEDCRRPKEVFFTKDIVKDLERRDFTINAMAYHPGEGLVDPFEGEKDLELGIIRCVGKAEDRFKEDALRMLRAVRFSAKLGFDIEKNTWEAIKRKSDLIDKVSVERIREELNKLLLSNYPERLFYLKELGLMRFILPEFLPAFTTEQNNPYHIYNVAEHTMKTVQAVDATVLLRWTMLLHDIGKPSTRTTDDFGIDHFYNHDTKSLEIAERILKRLKFDNKTIKSVLKLIEHHDYRFKPDPNEVRKCIHLIGKELFEDLIAVQVADALGQNPDFSNERTSDLLEILELYNMILRNNDPLEIKDLAIGGNDLLELGLKGKVIGEILEALMKYVLMDPELNKKEILKGLTQTLLKREI